A stretch of DNA from Rhineura floridana isolate rRhiFlo1 chromosome 20, rRhiFlo1.hap2, whole genome shotgun sequence:
cctcagtcttctcttctcaaggctaaacacgtccagttctttcattctctcttcacagggctttctttccaatcccctgatcatcctcgttgccctcctctgaacctgttccagtttgtctgcatccttcttaaagtatggtgtccagaacaggatgcagtactcaagatgagctctaaccagtgctgaatagaggggaaccaatacttcaatttggaaactatacttctgtgaatgcagcccaaagtagcatttgccttttttgcagccatatcactctgtgattaacaacaatcccaagttccttcttgcatgtagtattgctgagccaggtatcccccatcttataactgcatttggcttctttttcccaggtgtagaactttgcacttgtccctgttaaatttcattcggttgtttccagcccaatgctccagcctatcaagatccctttcaattttgattctgtcttccaatgtatatttacacacacacacacacacaattttgtatcatctgcaaatttgatacgctttccctgcacctcctcatccaagtcattaataaaaatgttgaagagcccgaGGCCTGGGACTGAGCCCTGCTCTAAGAAGACAGAAAGACGGGCTGGCTGAGgaaagactgaggttggtggggcaagcGTCCCATCAGCCAGCACTGAAAATACAGGACCCTGTTTCTAGGTCTGCAGTGGGCAATCCTAAACAGAAATACACCTGGGAAATCCTGGAGAGGGTTtggaaggaagagggagaaaggaggacagagccagagcttggaagagttacttttttatttattttatttatttaaaatatttctatcccacccttccaccctacaatagagcactcagggcagctacaataaaatcgcacagaTATATAATAAAACTACAACAtatcttttttaaactacaactcccatcagccccagccagcatggccaatggatcgggctgatgggagttatagttcaaaaaagtaagtttcccaagctctggatagAGCACAGAGTAGAGGGACCCAGTTACCAGTCTCTCTGCTGGTGACATGACCCCACCAGCTTCTATCTCACGCATCACTAAATTTgaagaaatgcatattttgagaggcAGCCACATTTTGGTCTgcttattgtttcaggaagtgcaagttAGGTAGGCTCACGTTGGAATGAAAACTGGCCTGAATTTCTCCCCCGCCCCAAGCTTCAGCTAAGTTCACACGGGTGCAAGCAGGACCACTGATGTTGATCTGAATGTCTGGCGGAGATGGGGAactgatggccctccagatgttggtggatttCCAATGCtctttggccccagccagcattgccaatgatcagagatCGTGCAAGTTGCAATCTAGCAACATTTGAaccacatgaaccaacccagaccctgcattcatcatctgagacACTTCTCCGTGGTCCCCTTCCAAGGGAGGCGTGGCGGgaggcaacatgagaacaggccttctgagtggtggttccccatttgtggaatgctgtccgCAGGGTGGCACACCTAGCACCATAATTGTCTCTGTTTAGGAACCGGGCAAAAATTAAGGCTTTGGGCTGTTAATTTGGAGGGTACTGGGTATTCTTGTGGTATCTTTCTTGCTGATCTTTTAGTGAGGTGGATTGTGTTAAACCTGCCTTTTTTACATGTGTTATGGATGTGTTTTTAAGTTTTCATTGTGTTTTACTTTTTATAAATGGTTTTCATGTTTGTACTATCCTCTAAGTCGCTTTGGGGTCACCTTTTgtgaaaaagcaactaataaatgcatattattattattattattattattattattattattattattattattattattattattattattattattattattgctgaatGTAACTAACAGTCTGAAAAGTGACAAAGCCCGTAAGCCTCTCTGAATGCTTTTTAGCCTTCAGGAAAAACATGTCAACTGAATGGGTTTGCTTTGTCTTCTACACAGTTGCAAATAAACAAAATTTGTCCTGTGCCGGAGATGAGCTTCCAATACTGAAGTGGGAATATGCCCGACACACGTCAGACCAAATGAAGCACACTGACCATTTCTTGATAGTCCCCAAAAATGGAGATTACTTTGTCTACACTCAGGTCACTTTCCGATGTCCTGGTCCTACATGTGAAACCATAGAATACTGCGGGAAGAAAGGAGTGGATGAGGATCACACCATGGTGGTGATTTCGGTGAAAAAGAGAGCGTACAGTGTCTCGATACCCCTGATGAGAAGCGACAGTTCAATTGGCGAGAAGACCAAATGGAAGAAAACCATTTATGTGGGAGGGGTGGTCCATCTAACAGAAGATGACAAACTCATGGTGAACGTTAGCAACCCTGCCCTGGTGGGTTTCAGTGGAAATGGAGACATAACCTACTTTGGTGCTTTCTTAATCTAGCCCGCTCGAAGCCATGGATTCTCCCACGCACAGACTGGAATTTTCATGATGTGGCATAGCAGGGTGCCTATAGATGCTTCCTAATTGTCCTCACCTGACAAGGAAGTTCCAGATGGCTGGCCTTGTTTTCTGAAGTGGTGCTGAAGGATTTGGAATCCTTCCATGttccatgttgttgttttttttaaaaaaaatccagattttGTAGAGACCGTGCTTTGCGTGCCCAGTGTCCGGAACCTTCTGATCCTTCCGTTTATTTGTATCACGTGCACGTGCGCACCCACACAAAATTGCCAGTCCGCAACTTACAGCAGAAGGTCGTagagagctgccttatagcaagctgtgcctgtgatgttcctatattaatgtatatatggtaagtgttagttgtttagaagatacatggtaagtggagtgaaagagggggagtgaatgggcagtagaatgcgagatgattggctgagtgtttaaaatggctgaatgtataaaaggaagaatg
This window harbors:
- the TNFSF15 gene encoding tumor necrosis factor ligand superfamily member 15, with product MDWASDFSLQGRPGEHPQRRRRDSLKGDLRRLRCLVLCCILVLLLFSVLLIYLLGRSLGCKQDGEMPIEKPPKFQRQRGYPESKPKIQVTVANKQNLSCAGDELPILKWEYARHTSDQMKHTDHFLIVPKNGDYFVYTQVTFRCPGPTCETIEYCGKKGVDEDHTMVVISVKKRAYSVSIPLMRSDSSIGEKTKWKKTIYVGGVVHLTEDDKLMVNVSNPALVGFSGNGDITYFGAFLI